Within the Thermanaeromonas toyohensis ToBE genome, the region TTTGGCATCAACCTTGGCTTAGGCCGTATGGAGGAGCTGCTGCGGCGGTTGGGGGATCCCCACCGGCGGCTCCGTTTTTTTCATATTGGGGGAACCAATGGTAAGGGTTCGGTAGCGGCTATGGTGGCAACTATACTACAGGTTGCAGGCTACCGGGTAGGCCTTTTCACTTCCCCCCATTTGCATAGTTACACTGAGCGTATCCGCTTAGATGGTCAGGAGATCCCGAAAGAAGACGTAGCTTATCTTTTAACTCTCCTGCGACCTGTTCTAGAGGATATGGTAAAGGATGGCTTTGAACATCCTACAGAGTTTGAGGTAACTACCGCCCTGGCGTTGTATTATTTTGCAGAAGTAAAGCCTGATTATGTAGTACTAGAGGTAGGGTTAGGAGGTTCCATTGATTCTACTAACATAATTCCTGCTTCGGAAGTGAGTATAATCACCAACGTAGGGTTAGATCATATGGAGTACTTGGGTGCCACCCTTCCGGAAATAGCCCGGGAAAAGGCCGGTATAATTAAAGAAGATGGTGTGGTGGTTACTGGTGTGGATAAACCTGAACCCTTGGAGGTAATTGAAAAGGCTTGCCAGCAAAAAGGGGCCACCCTTTACCGGCTAGGAAGGGACATCCACTTTAAAGAAGTGGCTCTTTCCCAGGAAGGGGGAGAGTTAGACTGGGAAGGGTTGGGCCGGTGTTACCAGGGGCTTAAGATATCCCTTCTAGGACGCCACCAGCTTATTAACGCCTCTCTAGCTGTGGCCGCCATTGAAGCTGCCCGCCGGCACCGGGGTCTAAGGGTTACTGAAGACCAGATCAGGGAAGGTCTAGCGAAGGTTTTTTGGCCTGGCCGGCTAGAAGTTGTGGGTAAAAATCCCCTGGTAATTTTAGACGGAGCCCACAATTACGATGGCGCCCTAGCTTTAAAGCAGGCTTTAGAAGAAATTTTTTCTTATCGCCACCTAATTTTGGTTTTAGGAATGCTGGCGGATAAGGAAAGGGAAAAGATGGTAAGTTTATTGGCTCCCCTGGCCCAAAGAGTGATAGTGACGCGACCGAATAGCCCCAGGGCCGGGGACTGGGAAAAACTAGCCTTTTATGCCAGGCGGTTTACACCCCATGTACAAGCAGTTAGGAACATTTCCCAAGCTTTACAGATAGCTTTAAGTCTAGCAGGGCCTGAGGACTTGATTTGCGCCACTGGATCTTTGTACATGATAGCTGACGCTAGGAAATGGTTTCTAAAGCATAAAAAAGAGGATTTTGCAGTTAAATAGCGAATAGGACAAAATCAAGGTTTGGAACAAGGAGGAGATGAAAGTGCTAAAGACACTGAAGATCCCCGAGGCCACTATAATGCGCCTTTCGGTATATTCGCGTTTCTTAGCAGAGGCAGATCGCCAGGGTATAGTGACTATTTCTTCCGGAGAGATAGCGGAAGGGGTAGGGGTTAGCCCGGCTCAGGTACGTAAAGACCTAGCTTATTTTGGTGAGTTTGGTACCCGCGGGGTGGGCTACAATGTAAAAGACCTGTACTGGCATATTATAAAAATACTGGGCCTCAATACTACCTGGCCCATGGTCATAATC harbors:
- a CDS encoding bifunctional folylpolyglutamate synthase/dihydrofolate synthase — its product is MNYHQALKFLRQLTKFGINLGLGRMEELLRRLGDPHRRLRFFHIGGTNGKGSVAAMVATILQVAGYRVGLFTSPHLHSYTERIRLDGQEIPKEDVAYLLTLLRPVLEDMVKDGFEHPTEFEVTTALALYYFAEVKPDYVVLEVGLGGSIDSTNIIPASEVSIITNVGLDHMEYLGATLPEIAREKAGIIKEDGVVVTGVDKPEPLEVIEKACQQKGATLYRLGRDIHFKEVALSQEGGELDWEGLGRCYQGLKISLLGRHQLINASLAVAAIEAARRHRGLRVTEDQIREGLAKVFWPGRLEVVGKNPLVILDGAHNYDGALALKQALEEIFSYRHLILVLGMLADKEREKMVSLLAPLAQRVIVTRPNSPRAGDWEKLAFYARRFTPHVQAVRNISQALQIALSLAGPEDLICATGSLYMIADARKWFLKHKKEDFAVK